In Mycobacterium stomatepiae, the following are encoded in one genomic region:
- a CDS encoding Gfo/Idh/MocA family protein: MIRTAIVGLGKMGLSHLAILRPHPDLDVVGICDSAGYVRNVLGKYTGLRCYDDFDRMLAECKPEAVVVAVPSRLHAPTVEKALRSGAHVFCEKPFVLDVRDGERLVALAENSQLVTQVGYHYRFVGAFQEAARIVASGALGRVHHVRAEAYGPVVLREKGSTWRGVKAEGGGALYDYACHAIDLMNFIVGVPHSVDGVVRHSVFSRDVDDEVYCTMHYAGGASGQLCVNWSDESFRKMSTKVSVWGTNGRLIADRQECQIYLREAHAALPEFAPGWTIRYTTDLTEDVWYYLRGEEYSAQIDYFAKSVTKNRLDGENTFRSALDVDRVVDMITGAALNARPAPVTFHRKLLARVRRRAASKAS, translated from the coding sequence ATGATTCGGACGGCCATAGTCGGCCTGGGGAAGATGGGGTTGTCGCACCTGGCGATACTTCGTCCGCATCCGGACCTCGACGTGGTTGGCATCTGTGATTCGGCCGGCTATGTGCGCAATGTCCTCGGCAAGTACACCGGTCTGCGGTGCTACGACGACTTCGATCGGATGCTGGCGGAGTGCAAGCCCGAAGCGGTGGTCGTTGCCGTCCCGTCGAGGCTGCACGCGCCGACCGTCGAGAAGGCACTCAGGAGCGGGGCGCATGTGTTCTGTGAGAAACCGTTCGTCCTCGATGTGCGGGATGGCGAACGCTTGGTGGCTCTGGCGGAGAACAGTCAACTCGTAACTCAGGTCGGGTACCACTACCGCTTTGTCGGTGCGTTCCAAGAGGCGGCACGGATCGTCGCGTCGGGCGCGCTCGGGCGCGTACACCACGTGCGCGCCGAGGCGTACGGCCCGGTCGTCCTGCGCGAAAAGGGGAGCACGTGGCGCGGGGTGAAGGCCGAAGGCGGTGGCGCCCTTTACGATTACGCGTGCCACGCCATCGACTTGATGAATTTCATTGTCGGCGTTCCCCATTCGGTCGACGGAGTCGTGCGTCATAGTGTTTTCTCCCGCGACGTCGACGACGAGGTGTACTGCACGATGCACTACGCGGGCGGCGCAAGTGGCCAGCTGTGCGTGAACTGGAGTGACGAGAGCTTCCGCAAGATGTCGACCAAGGTGTCGGTATGGGGGACAAACGGCCGCCTGATCGCCGACCGGCAGGAGTGTCAGATCTATCTGCGCGAGGCACACGCCGCACTCCCCGAATTCGCACCGGGGTGGACGATCCGGTACACCACAGATCTCACCGAGGACGTCTGGTATTACCTTCGCGGCGAGGAGTATTCGGCGCAGATCGACTATTTCGCCAAGAGTGTGACCAAGAACCGGCTAGACGGCGAGAACACATTTCGTTCTGCACTCGACGTCGATCGTGTGGTCGACATGATCACCGGCGCCGCACTCAACGCGCGTCCCGCGCCGGTGACCTTCCACCGCAAGCTCCTTGCGCGCGTCAGGAGACGCGCCGCCTCGAAGGCATCGTGA
- a CDS encoding glycosyltransferase family protein: protein MGRLLLIASSGGHIYEMFCLREFWQDKDRYWVSFGTADARYLLRDEHEVYWAAHPTVRNVPNLLRNLVLALRLLIRHRPAMILTTGSGVAAPFLWLAWFLRIPTVFVESITRITGLSLTARMVKPFASRFLVQWPELVDQIPRTEYHGRVV from the coding sequence ATGGGCCGCCTGCTGCTGATCGCATCGTCCGGTGGACACATCTACGAGATGTTCTGTCTGCGGGAGTTCTGGCAGGACAAGGATCGGTATTGGGTCAGTTTCGGCACGGCCGATGCCCGCTACCTGCTGCGCGACGAGCATGAGGTCTATTGGGCGGCACATCCCACCGTTCGCAACGTGCCCAACCTGCTGCGCAATCTGGTGCTGGCCCTGCGTCTCCTGATCCGCCACCGCCCCGCGATGATCCTGACTACCGGTTCAGGCGTGGCCGCGCCCTTCCTGTGGCTGGCGTGGTTCCTGCGGATCCCGACCGTCTTCGTCGAATCCATCACCCGCATCACCGGCTTGTCTCTGACCGCGCGGATGGTGAAGCCCTTCGCCTCCCGATTCCTGGTGCAGTGGCCCGAATTGGTCGACCAGATTCCCCGCACGGAATATCACGGGAGGGTGGTGTGA
- a CDS encoding glycosyltransferase, whose amino-acid sequence MIFVIMGMEVHPFDRLAHAVDELARTGAVEDDFFVQLGTCKYEPRYARFERFLSFGDLCEQIRRASVVVTHAGAGSALSCIEQGKHPVIVPRRSSLGEHVDEHQLPFAEKLEAGGLATVAREMEELPAAIDATRSMSAPPDALGRARELTEWLETYWQGLGAGRSKGRRGLRALSPRHR is encoded by the coding sequence GTGATCTTCGTGATCATGGGGATGGAGGTGCATCCCTTCGACCGGCTGGCGCACGCGGTCGACGAACTGGCCCGCACCGGCGCGGTAGAGGACGATTTTTTCGTGCAGCTCGGCACGTGTAAGTACGAGCCGCGCTACGCCCGGTTCGAGCGCTTCCTCTCCTTCGGAGACCTCTGCGAACAGATCCGGCGCGCCTCCGTGGTCGTCACGCACGCCGGCGCCGGATCGGCGCTGTCGTGCATCGAGCAGGGCAAGCACCCGGTGATCGTTCCCCGTCGCTCGTCGCTGGGCGAGCACGTCGACGAGCACCAGCTGCCGTTCGCCGAGAAGCTGGAAGCAGGCGGACTCGCGACCGTGGCCCGAGAGATGGAGGAGCTGCCCGCGGCGATCGACGCGACGCGCTCGATGTCGGCACCGCCGGACGCGCTCGGCCGGGCCCGTGAGCTGACCGAGTGGCTAGAGACGTACTGGCAAGGGCTTGGCGCGGGGCGCAGCAAGGGTCGGCGCGGCCTTCGCGCACTCAGCCCGCGCCATCGTTGA
- a CDS encoding glycosyltransferase yields MSRKAERAYLKPPADTSAALPSTRSLAVMIVANTGHHTLDACLGSVAEQLPELPVYVYDNDNGGEELAARYPAVHWVTGPANVGLATAFNTLAEHAPADTDLLLLTSGTRLLGPLIRTKELLSQPLVAAVSPKIRDDDAPAPCESRSVKRYLGIDCLAINRAAWNSIGGLDEEFFGYGEAADWQARAHAAGWRVLPADEFGFDRVTPAAAAGIERTRDLVRANTALLIEHRHGVHHADAYLAGTALLQRLRRPKRGHTELPAIVITTNRLVYGGAERQTALLAAELDRRGYSVTIVCMQRFGPLISEIPPSVRVVRQPWWATAVDIAKGPAVLISGDTNTETGFATLWRAASPRRRWLVAPHVPPEEDRPIYSRPLTAAIRRADGIIVLAQRHWHILAAQHRLSGRRFIAPNGVVAPGEPRRRIRADGEPVHLVMLSRILEHKNPHVLVEALSGLADMPWRLSIFGDGPDRERLQARTPPELRDRVRWRGWSPGPGPALADADLLCVPSRSEAFPLVILEAMSRAIPVAASAICAVPEMLDFGEAGYLVEPVSVSGWREQLARILADPGALSSIGQRGYARMRKHYTVEAMTDSYLDAIGAVL; encoded by the coding sequence ATGAGCCGTAAAGCGGAGCGGGCATACCTCAAGCCCCCGGCCGACACCTCCGCCGCCCTGCCGTCCACGCGGTCCCTTGCGGTGATGATCGTGGCCAATACCGGTCACCACACGCTCGATGCCTGCCTCGGCAGCGTCGCCGAGCAGCTACCCGAGCTACCGGTCTACGTCTACGACAACGACAACGGCGGAGAGGAACTGGCGGCGCGCTACCCGGCGGTGCACTGGGTGACGGGCCCGGCCAACGTTGGCCTTGCCACCGCCTTCAACACACTGGCCGAGCACGCGCCGGCCGACACCGACCTGCTGTTGCTCACTTCCGGCACCCGTCTACTGGGGCCGTTGATCCGCACCAAAGAGCTGCTTAGCCAGCCTTTGGTGGCGGCGGTGTCGCCGAAGATACGTGACGACGACGCGCCCGCGCCCTGCGAATCACGAAGCGTCAAAAGGTATTTGGGTATCGACTGCCTGGCAATCAACCGGGCGGCCTGGAACAGCATCGGCGGCCTCGACGAAGAGTTCTTCGGTTACGGTGAGGCGGCCGATTGGCAGGCCCGTGCTCACGCGGCGGGCTGGCGCGTCCTGCCGGCCGACGAGTTCGGCTTCGATCGCGTCACTCCCGCTGCCGCAGCGGGCATCGAACGCACTCGCGACCTGGTGCGTGCCAACACCGCGCTGCTCATCGAGCATCGACACGGAGTTCACCACGCGGACGCATATCTGGCCGGCACTGCGCTGTTGCAGCGATTGCGGCGGCCGAAGCGCGGGCACACCGAGCTGCCGGCGATCGTGATCACCACCAACCGGCTGGTCTACGGCGGGGCCGAACGGCAAACGGCTTTGCTGGCAGCGGAATTGGATCGCCGCGGCTACTCGGTCACGATCGTCTGCATGCAGCGGTTCGGCCCGTTGATCTCCGAGATTCCACCGTCCGTCCGGGTGGTGCGCCAGCCTTGGTGGGCGACGGCCGTCGATATTGCGAAGGGTCCGGCGGTGCTGATCTCCGGCGACACCAACACCGAGACGGGATTCGCCACGTTGTGGCGGGCGGCCTCACCCCGTCGGCGCTGGTTGGTCGCGCCGCACGTTCCTCCCGAGGAGGACCGGCCCATCTACTCACGGCCACTGACCGCGGCCATCCGCCGCGCCGACGGCATTATCGTTCTGGCACAACGTCATTGGCACATACTGGCCGCGCAGCATCGGCTTTCTGGGCGGCGGTTCATCGCACCCAACGGCGTGGTCGCACCGGGTGAACCACGCAGGCGGATCCGGGCCGATGGCGAACCGGTGCACCTGGTGATGCTGTCGCGCATCCTCGAGCACAAGAACCCGCATGTGCTCGTCGAGGCGCTCAGCGGGCTCGCCGATATGCCTTGGCGGCTGTCGATTTTCGGCGACGGCCCCGATCGGGAACGGCTGCAGGCGCGCACGCCCCCCGAATTGCGCGATCGGGTGCGCTGGCGCGGATGGTCGCCGGGCCCCGGGCCCGCACTGGCCGACGCGGATCTGTTGTGTGTTCCGAGCCGCTCCGAGGCGTTCCCGCTGGTGATTCTCGAGGCGATGTCCCGGGCGATACCCGTTGCGGCGTCGGCGATCTGCGCCGTACCGGAAATGCTGGATTTCGGCGAGGCGGGCTATCTCGTCGAGCCCGTATCCGTGTCGGGGTGGCGAGAACAGCTGGCCCGGATCCTGGCGGACCCCGGCGCGCTGTCATCGATCGGACAACGCGGCTACGCGCGGATGCGAAAGCACTATACCGTGGAAGCGATGACCGACTCCTACCTCGACGCGATCGGGGCAGTATTGTGA
- a CDS encoding LbetaH domain-containing protein, which translates to MIRTREDLRAYLAADLKAYGLQRWQLRHRILERPAYFQRLLRKSEYWTNTARTPAGHVIAAYLRLRTKLLGERLGFDIPRNVFGPGLSIAHAGLVVVHYKARVGANCRIHHGVTIGEGRPGHYPTVGDDLFISPMALVLGADVGNRVSIRPGAVVTKPVPDDVDVAGYPARIVNDRRSHTGD; encoded by the coding sequence GTGATCAGGACTCGCGAGGACCTGCGTGCGTACTTGGCGGCGGACTTGAAAGCCTACGGCCTGCAACGTTGGCAACTGCGCCACCGGATCTTGGAACGCCCGGCTTATTTTCAGCGCCTGCTTCGCAAATCCGAATATTGGACCAACACGGCCCGGACGCCGGCCGGGCACGTCATCGCTGCCTATCTGAGGCTGCGCACCAAGCTTTTGGGTGAAAGGCTCGGATTCGACATTCCTCGCAATGTCTTTGGTCCGGGTCTGTCGATCGCTCACGCCGGCTTGGTGGTCGTGCACTACAAAGCCCGCGTCGGCGCGAATTGCCGGATTCATCACGGAGTGACGATCGGGGAAGGGCGTCCCGGCCACTACCCGACCGTCGGCGACGACCTGTTCATCTCGCCCATGGCCTTGGTGTTGGGTGCCGACGTCGGTAACCGCGTCAGCATCCGCCCCGGCGCCGTTGTCACCAAACCGGTGCCCGACGACGTCGACGTAGCTGGATACCCGGCCCGGATCGTCAACGACCGTCGCTCACACACGGGGGACTAG
- a CDS encoding oligosaccharide flippase family protein translates to MTEPTAPGAVVPSVPLRRMAHAFSIQLICRALGMIASVASVAMTARYLGPGRYGLLSIAMLFIAMWTSLADLGIATVIVRRVTSGHGDLERLVRVNSGMALVYCVPLALLAAGSGLLIYHDSDVQVMLVVLSGALLMQTMVTRFEPVLLATVRFSAVAISDVLGRLGALGMVTFLVAQRSDVVWFAVAQLIPPAVQLLIQGSAAMRHISVRPIFAPREAADLLRESLPLAGFLVVGYLYCRADGVILSLLSSHSEVGVYGLAFTIAFNTIVVSLVFLKSTLSTATELFSRDVAAFARFLRRSVELMCFVAVPVAVVGALLAGPLIELFGDKAFVERGTPTLALLFIAAALRFVGGTLGQGLVAAHYQQVLLWLTVATLALNITLNLLLAGRFGAVGPAVALVCTELFNMAISSWWLRRKCGYSSPVLFLLRLLVPTAASVVVTLLLSGYHVVFILVAAATVYLATSAAVGPLKWSALASLRENQLTT, encoded by the coding sequence ATGACCGAGCCGACGGCACCAGGTGCGGTCGTACCGTCAGTGCCGCTGCGGCGGATGGCTCACGCGTTCTCCATCCAGCTGATCTGCCGAGCGCTGGGGATGATCGCCTCGGTGGCGTCGGTGGCGATGACCGCCCGCTACCTGGGACCCGGGCGCTACGGCCTGCTCTCCATCGCGATGCTCTTCATCGCGATGTGGACCAGCCTGGCCGATCTTGGGATCGCCACCGTGATCGTGCGCCGGGTGACCTCCGGCCACGGTGATCTCGAGCGCCTGGTCCGCGTCAACAGCGGTATGGCCCTGGTCTACTGCGTTCCGCTGGCACTGCTGGCGGCCGGGTCGGGCCTGCTGATCTATCACGACTCCGACGTGCAGGTGATGCTCGTCGTGTTGTCCGGGGCACTGCTGATGCAGACGATGGTGACACGATTCGAGCCGGTGCTCCTTGCCACCGTGCGGTTTTCGGCGGTGGCCATCTCCGACGTCCTCGGCCGGCTCGGCGCGCTGGGCATGGTCACCTTCCTGGTCGCGCAGCGATCCGACGTCGTGTGGTTCGCTGTTGCACAACTCATCCCACCCGCCGTGCAACTGCTGATTCAGGGTTCGGCGGCGATGCGCCACATCTCGGTGCGCCCGATCTTCGCGCCCCGCGAGGCCGCCGACCTGTTGCGGGAAAGCCTGCCGCTCGCTGGATTCTTGGTGGTCGGGTACCTGTACTGCCGCGCCGACGGCGTGATCCTGTCCCTGCTCAGTAGCCACTCCGAGGTGGGCGTCTATGGCCTGGCCTTTACGATCGCCTTCAACACCATCGTGGTGTCACTGGTATTCCTCAAGTCGACGCTATCGACGGCCACCGAGCTGTTTTCGCGTGACGTCGCCGCCTTCGCCCGCTTTTTGCGCCGCAGCGTCGAGCTGATGTGCTTCGTGGCAGTCCCCGTCGCGGTTGTCGGCGCGTTGCTGGCCGGACCATTGATCGAACTCTTCGGCGATAAGGCGTTCGTCGAGCGCGGGACGCCGACGCTGGCGTTGCTGTTCATCGCGGCGGCCCTGCGATTCGTGGGCGGCACCCTTGGCCAGGGCTTGGTCGCCGCCCACTATCAGCAGGTCTTGCTGTGGTTGACGGTCGCCACTCTCGCACTCAACATCACCCTCAATCTCCTGCTGGCCGGACGATTCGGTGCCGTCGGACCCGCCGTCGCTCTGGTGTGCACGGAGTTGTTCAACATGGCGATTTCCAGCTGGTGGCTGCGCCGCAAGTGCGGTTACTCTTCACCGGTGCTGTTCTTGCTGCGGTTGCTGGTGCCGACGGCAGCGAGTGTCGTTGTGACACTGCTACTCTCGGGCTATCACGTGGTTTTCATCCTAGTGGCTGCCGCTACTGTTTACCTCGCCACCAGCGCGGCGGTCGGGCCGCTGAAGTGGTCGGCATTGGCGTCGTTGCGCGAGAATCAACTGACGACATGA
- a CDS encoding sugar transferase yields MAPAPSATAFRPNQPPHKRKPAGMISLPGGRLPGSALAIRSVAAPRGNAVRRWQFQYSQRLRITDSVIVFGSVMLAQYVRFGESPARTSGHSGPVMTLFSILFAALWLSALAVFQTRSPRIIGAGIDEYRRIGSASFWTFGIIAMVTLLAKVDLARGYLAIALPAGTLGLLASRSLWRQHLGSLRARGQCQTKVLAVGDRQAVAHLAHELARNPRAGCIVVGVCIPGYGPSRGNTLVVDGREVPILGDESHAVAAIDGCGADTVAVTRTEHFGVRGIRELMWQLETKDVDLVVSPGVMDVAEARLTLQLTAGLPLLHVEKPQYEGTQRFQKQAFDFCFSLAALIATAPLLIIAAIAVKLTSRGPVFYPSERIGMDGNPFTMPKFRTMTDGADKQIDHLLAHNESAGGMLFKMRNDPRVTPVGRILRRFSIDELPQFINVIKGDMSVVGPRPPLRREVENYDGDVARRLLVKPGVSGLWQVSGRSNLSWEQSVRLDLSYVDNWSMAGDLMIIAKTVKAVLTSHGAY; encoded by the coding sequence ATGGCTCCGGCACCGTCCGCGACGGCGTTCCGCCCCAATCAGCCACCGCATAAGCGAAAGCCAGCAGGGATGATCTCGTTGCCGGGTGGTCGACTTCCTGGTTCGGCATTGGCCATCCGGTCGGTGGCGGCACCCCGCGGTAATGCCGTGCGGCGCTGGCAATTCCAGTATTCGCAGCGACTGCGCATCACCGACTCGGTGATCGTCTTCGGATCGGTCATGCTCGCGCAATACGTCCGGTTCGGGGAATCCCCCGCCCGCACCTCGGGCCACTCGGGCCCGGTCATGACGCTGTTCTCGATCCTGTTCGCGGCGCTGTGGCTGTCGGCGCTCGCGGTATTCCAGACGAGGTCACCGCGCATTATCGGAGCCGGCATCGACGAGTACCGCCGCATCGGCAGCGCGTCCTTTTGGACCTTCGGCATCATCGCGATGGTCACCCTGCTCGCCAAGGTCGACCTGGCCCGCGGGTACCTGGCGATCGCCCTGCCCGCCGGCACCCTCGGATTGCTGGCCAGCCGCAGCCTGTGGCGCCAGCACCTCGGCAGCCTGCGTGCTCGCGGCCAGTGCCAGACCAAGGTGCTGGCGGTCGGTGACCGGCAGGCGGTCGCACACCTCGCCCACGAGCTGGCCCGCAATCCCCGGGCGGGCTGCATCGTGGTCGGGGTCTGCATTCCCGGATACGGCCCGTCGCGCGGCAACACGCTGGTGGTCGACGGCCGCGAGGTCCCGATCCTGGGCGACGAAAGCCATGCCGTGGCAGCCATCGACGGCTGCGGCGCCGACACCGTGGCGGTCACCCGGACCGAGCACTTCGGTGTGCGCGGCATCCGAGAGCTGATGTGGCAGTTGGAGACCAAGGACGTCGACCTGGTGGTCTCCCCCGGCGTGATGGACGTCGCCGAGGCGAGACTGACCCTGCAGCTCACCGCCGGCTTGCCCCTGCTCCACGTCGAGAAGCCGCAATACGAAGGGACACAGCGCTTTCAGAAGCAGGCCTTCGACTTCTGCTTCTCCCTGGCCGCCCTGATCGCGACCGCGCCACTGTTGATCATCGCGGCGATCGCCGTCAAGCTGACCAGCCGGGGCCCCGTCTTCTACCCGTCCGAGCGCATCGGCATGGACGGAAACCCCTTCACCATGCCGAAGTTTCGCACCATGACCGACGGTGCCGACAAGCAGATCGACCACCTGCTGGCGCATAACGAGAGCGCCGGCGGCATGTTGTTCAAGATGCGCAACGACCCCCGGGTCACGCCCGTCGGCCGGATACTGCGCCGATTCAGCATCGACGAGCTGCCGCAGTTCATCAACGTGATCAAGGGCGACATGAGCGTCGTCGGGCCGCGGCCGCCGCTACGCCGGGAAGTCGAGAACTACGACGGCGACGTCGCACGCCGGCTGCTGGTCAAGCCGGGCGTCAGCGGCCTGTGGCAGGTGAGCGGCCGCTCGAATCTTTCCTGGGAGCAGTCGGTCCGGCTGGATCTGTCCTATGTCGACAACTGGTCGATGGCGGGCGACCTGATGATTATCGCCAAGACCGTGAAGGCCGTTCTCACCAGCCACGGCGCATACTAG
- a CDS encoding dTDP-4-dehydrorhamnose 3,5-epimerase family protein, whose product MKYTPTKVAGVTIVDLEPQRDHRGFSSRSFSAGEFERYGLTFKVTQTDVFFNYTRGTVRGLHFQVPPHTESRLVRCTRGAIAAAVVDIRPEAQTFGDHMMVELNADNHRALFLPPYIAYGFQTLTANTEVNYQISSHRELADERGLRWDDAEFGIEWPLPVTVISEEDASWPAYAPRPTPIVSAASC is encoded by the coding sequence GTGAAGTACACGCCAACAAAGGTCGCCGGCGTGACGATCGTCGACCTCGAACCGCAACGGGACCACCGCGGCTTCTCGTCACGTTCGTTCTCCGCAGGCGAATTCGAGCGTTACGGCCTGACTTTCAAGGTCACCCAGACCGACGTGTTCTTCAACTACACCCGGGGTACCGTGCGGGGGCTGCACTTTCAGGTGCCGCCACACACCGAATCCAGGTTGGTGCGCTGCACTCGAGGTGCGATTGCCGCCGCCGTCGTCGACATCCGGCCCGAGGCACAGACTTTCGGCGACCACATGATGGTCGAGCTCAACGCCGACAATCACCGGGCGCTGTTCCTGCCGCCCTACATCGCGTACGGCTTTCAGACCCTGACCGCCAACACCGAGGTCAACTACCAGATCAGCAGCCACCGCGAGCTGGCCGACGAGCGGGGATTGCGCTGGGACGACGCGGAATTCGGAATCGAATGGCCACTGCCAGTCACCGTGATCTCCGAGGAGGACGCGAGCTGGCCCGCATATGCGCCGCGACCCACGCCGATTGTGAGCGCAGCCTCATGCTGA
- a CDS encoding PPE family protein — MDFGALPPEINSARMYAGPGPASLTMAAVAWTNLATELHSAAGSYRSLIAGLTTGRWLGPTSLTMASAFGPYVAWMSGAAARAEEAASHATLAVEIYEAAFAMTVPPPVVTANRIQLATLMSTNFFGQNSAAIAANEAEYGEMWAQDAAAMYQYAGNSVAVCDVSQFNIPPKVTDDSGLVAQSNAVSQAAAATGLQHADLANLVSQVPTTMQSLTTPATSTVSTGTSTAVSDTLTNLAAQVPNWLPNYLNAGATPLYGMSSVLSMAQTAQGMARTAAESAAAAAQGAASGAASAASALPNIGSGVIGSLGTAAHLGPMSVPTAWTSVIPNAPMAASALPNIALNGSSMPNMLGGLPMARGTAPRTPPVPRYGLIPTAMARPFAAG; from the coding sequence ATGGACTTTGGTGCTTTGCCCCCGGAGATCAACTCCGCACGGATGTACGCCGGCCCCGGGCCGGCGTCGCTGACGATGGCCGCGGTCGCCTGGACCAACCTGGCCACCGAGCTGCACTCTGCCGCAGGTTCTTACCGCTCACTGATCGCGGGATTGACCACCGGACGGTGGCTCGGCCCCACGTCGCTGACCATGGCTTCCGCCTTCGGCCCCTATGTCGCGTGGATGTCGGGGGCGGCCGCGCGGGCCGAGGAAGCCGCCAGCCACGCCACGCTCGCCGTCGAGATCTATGAAGCCGCCTTCGCGATGACCGTCCCGCCGCCAGTAGTGACGGCCAACCGCATCCAGCTCGCGACGCTGATGTCCACCAACTTCTTCGGCCAGAACTCGGCCGCGATCGCGGCGAACGAGGCCGAATACGGCGAGATGTGGGCGCAGGACGCCGCGGCGATGTACCAGTACGCCGGAAACTCGGTGGCCGTCTGCGACGTCTCCCAGTTCAACATTCCGCCAAAGGTCACCGACGACAGTGGGTTGGTCGCCCAGAGCAATGCGGTCAGCCAGGCCGCGGCAGCCACCGGATTGCAGCACGCAGACCTCGCGAACCTGGTCTCCCAGGTGCCCACCACGATGCAGTCGCTCACCACGCCCGCTACCAGCACGGTTTCGACAGGTACCAGCACCGCCGTGTCGGACACGCTGACCAACCTCGCGGCGCAAGTGCCCAACTGGCTGCCGAACTACCTCAACGCGGGCGCCACCCCGCTTTACGGGATGTCCTCCGTGCTCTCGATGGCCCAGACCGCGCAGGGCATGGCGCGAACCGCGGCCGAGAGCGCTGCAGCCGCCGCGCAAGGCGCGGCCTCGGGTGCGGCGAGTGCGGCCTCCGCGTTGCCGAACATCGGATCGGGCGTGATAGGCAGCCTCGGCACGGCGGCCCACCTGGGCCCGATGTCGGTGCCGACGGCCTGGACCAGTGTGATTCCGAACGCCCCGATGGCCGCCTCGGCGCTGCCGAACATCGCCCTCAACGGCAGCTCGATGCCGAACATGCTGGGCGGACTGCCGATGGCGCGGGGCACCGCTCCGCGCACCCCTCCGGTTCCTCGCTACGGGCTCATCCCCACCGCGATGGCTCGCCCGTTCGCCGCCGGATAA